AGAGCACCAGGCGCCCGTCGACCAGCACCACCATCGCCCCCGCCTTGCGGCCGGGCCGGTGGCCGCTCTCGGACTCCTCCGCGCGGGCCAGCCCAGCGCCGCGCCGTAGGGGTTGGCGGGGTCGGTGGCCGCCAGTGCGATCGCCACCGGCTCCTGCTCGGCCCCCGGGAGCGCGCCGGTCTCGGCGCCCACGGCCCCGTCGGCGAAGGTGCGCAGCCGGTCGACCGCGCCGGCGGTGCCGAACTGGGCGGCGCCCAACCTGTCGACGAAGTACCCGCGCCGACAGCGACCGGTGTCCTCGAAGGCCGAGAGCACCTTGTAGACGGCCGCGAAGCCGCCCGGCACCCGCTCGCTCACCACGGCCCCGCGGGTCACGACCCCGTGGCGGTCGAGCAGCCGCTCGGCGACGGCGTGGGCGCGCCTGGTCGGGTCGGGGTCGACGCCTGGCAGCAGCGACCACCGCCCGGCGGTCTCCGGCGGGCCGGTGCGCGCCGTCGCGAGCCGGGCCCCGGCCCCGGTGGTCGAGGCCATCCGCGGCGAGCCCATGCGGGCGCGCGGCGGGGGACGCCGGGTGCGGTGGCTGGCGGTGCCGGTGCGGGTCAGGGCGCGCAGCGGCGTGAGCGTGTCGTTGCTGACCCGGCCGGCCCACACGAGCTCCCACAGCGCGGCCGACAACGCCTGGTCGGTGACCTCCACCCCGGCCCCGCGCACCGCGTCGGCGAGCTGGCGGAAGAAGTAGGCGCCGCCGCCGGCCAGCGCGTCGAGCACCGCCTGGCCGGCCTCGGAGTGCTCGGGCGCCTGCGGCTCGGGCAGCGTCAGGTCGGCGGAGTCGGCCAGGTGCAGCGAGACCCAGCCGTCGGAGCCCGGCAGCGTGCCGTGGCCGGCCCACACCACCTCGCCCGAGGCGGTCAGCTCGTCGAGGTACGACGTCTCGTAGTCGCGGACCCGGGCGGCGAGCACCAGCGGCTCGAGCGCCGAGGCCGGGACCGGGCAGCCGGCCAGCTGGTCGATGGCCGACAGGACGCCGTCGACCCCGCGCAGCCCGCCGCGGGCACCGCCCGCCCGACCGCCCGCGGAGGGCGCGGCGGCCCAGACGTGCTGCCAGGCCCCGAGGAAGCGACCGAGCGCGTCGGGCTCGACCGGCTCGACCTCCTTGCGCAGCCGCGCCAGCGACCGGCGGCGCAGCTTGCGCAGCACCTCGGCGTCGCACCACTCGGTGCCCGCGCCGGAGGGGCGGAACTCGCCGTCGAGCACCCGCCCCTGGGAGGCCAGGCGCTGCAGGGTCTGGCGCACCACGGCCGAGCCCAGGCCCAGACGCGCGGCCACGTCGTCGACGGTGAACGGCCCGTGCGTGCGGGCGTGGCGCGAGACCAGGTCGCCGATCGGGTCGTCGACGGGGTCGGTGAACGCGTCGGGGGTGCCCGGCGGCACCGGCACCCCGAGCCCGTCGCGCAGGCGCCCGACGTCCTCGATGGCGCTCCAGCGCTCGGTGCCGCCCATCCGCAGCGCGACCACGCGCCGGGCGGCGACCAGCTCGGCGGCCCATGCGTCGACGTCGGCGTCGGGCACCGAGCGGGCCACCACCTCCTCGCGCGAGAGCGGGCCGAGCAGGCGCAGCAGGTCGGCCAGGCCCTCGGCGCTGCGGGCGCGTCGCTCGTCGGTGAGGCGCTGCAGCTCGGCCTCGACCTCCTCGAGCACCGCCGGGTCGAGCAGCTCGCGCAGCTCGGCGCGCCCGAGCAGCTCGGCGAGCAGGCCCTGGTCGAGCGCGAGCGCGGCGGCCCGGCGCTCGGCGATGGGGGAGTCGCCCTCGTAGACGAACTGGGCCACGTAGCCGAAGAGCAGGCTGCGGGCGAACGGCGAGGGGGCGTGGGTGGTCACGTCGGCGACCTGGACCTCGCGGCGGTCGACGCGGCGCATCAGGCCGATGAGGCTCGGCAGGTCGTAGACGTCCTGCAGCACCTCGCGCACCGCTTCGAGCACGATCGGGAACGAGGGGTAGCGCGAGGCCACCTCGAGCAGCGCCGCCGAGCGCTGGCGCTGCTGCCACAGCGGCGAGCGGCGCCCGGGGTCGCGGCGCGGCAGCAGCAGGGCCCGGGCCGCGCACTCGCGGAAGCGCGAGGCGAACAGGGCCGACCCGCCGACCTCCTGGGTGACCAGGTCGTCGATCTCGTCGGGCTCGAAGACGAACACCTCGGCGCCCGGGGGCTCGGCGTCGGTGTCGGGGATGCGGATCACGATGCCGTCGTCGGAGGCCACCGCCTGGCCGTCGACGCCGAGCCGCTCGCGCAGGCGGGCGTTGATGGCCAGCGCCCAGGGTGCGTGCACGGGGGTGCCGTAGGGGGAGTGCAGCACCAGTCGCCAGTCGCCGAGCTCGTCGCGGAAGCGCTCGACGAGCAGGGTGGTGTCGGTGGGCAGCAGGTTGGTGGCCTCGAGCTGCTCGTGCAGGTAGGTGACCAGGTTGCCGGCGGCGTAGTCGTCGAGCCCGTTGGCCCGGGCGCGCGCCTCCGCCTTGGCCCGCGGCATCGAGCCGAGCTCGCGGGTGAAGGCGCCGATCGCCTCGCCGAGCTCGGCGGGTCGACCGAGGCTGTCGCCCTTCCAGAAGGGCAGGCGCCCCGGGATGCCGGGCGCCGGGGTGACCAGCACCCGGTCGTGGGTGATGTCCTCGATGCGCCAGCTGGTCGCGCCGAGCGCGAAGACGTCGCCGACGCGCGACTCGTAGACCATCTCCTCGTCGAGCTCGCCGACGCGGCGCCCGGGCCCCTCGCCACCGACGAGGAAGACCCCGAAGAGCCCCCGGTCGGGGATGGTGCCGCCGCTGGTGACCGCGAGCCGCTGCGCCCCCGGACGGCCGGTCAGCTCGCCGGTGACCCGGTCCCACACGATGCGCGGGCGCAGCTCGGCGAACTCGTCGCTGGGGTAGCGCCCCGCCAGCAGGTCGAGCACGCCGTCGTACGCCGAGCGCGGCAGCCCCGCGAAGGACGCGGAGCGCTTGAACAGCTCGAAGAGCTCGTCGACGCCCCACGGCTCGAGCGCGGTGGCGGCGACCACCTGCTGGGCCAGCACGTCGAGCGGGTTGGTCGGCACCCGCAGCGACTCGATCGCGCCGGCGCGCATCCGCTCGACCGCCACCGCGGTCTGGGCCAGGTCGCCGCGGTGCTTGGGGAACAGCACGCCGCGGGAGACCTCGCCGACCTGGTGGCCGGCCCGGCCGACCCGCTGCAGCGCGCTGGCGACGCTGGGCGGCGACTCGATCTGCACCACGAGGTCGACGGCGCCCATGTCGATGCCGAGCTCGAGGCTGCTGGTCGCGACCACGGCGGGCAGCCGGCCGCGCTTGAGGTCGTCCTCGATCAGCGCCCGCTGCTCCTTGGAGACCGAGCCGTGGTGGGACTTGGCGATCACCGGAGCGCCCTCGGCGGTGGTGTCGACCGTCTTGTCGCCGGGCGCGGGCTCCACCCCGGCCCGCTCGGCCGCGATCTCGTTGAGCCGTGCGGTCAGCCGCTCGGAGAGCCGCCGCGAGTTGGCGAAGACGATGGTCGAGCTGTGCTGCTCGATCAGGTCGACGACCCGCTCCTCGACGTGCGGCCAGATGCTCGAGACCCGCTCGCCTGCGCTCTCGTCGTCGCCGTCGGCGGAGTCGTCGAAGGCGCCGCCGGGGCTGGTCATGTCCTCGACCGGCACCACGACCGTGAGGTCCCACTGCTTCTCGCTGGGGGGCGAGACGACCTCGACCGGCGCGGTGCCGCCGAGGTAGCGCGCGACCTCCTCGACCGGGCGCACCGTGGCGGAGAGCCCGATGCGCTGGGCGGGCCGCTCGAGCAGCGCGTCGAGCCGCTCGAGGGAGACACCCAGGTGGGCCCCGCGCTTGGTGCCGGCCACGGCGTGCACCTCGTCGACGATGACCGTCTGCACACCGCGCAGCGCCTCACGGGCCTGCGAGGTCAGCATCAGGAACAGCGACTCGGGGGTGGTGATCATGACGTCGGGCGGCGCGGTGACCATCTTGCGCCGGTCGGCGGCGCTGGTGTCGCCCGAGCGCACCCCGACCCGCACCTCGGGCAGCTCGGTGCCCAGGCGCGAGGCGGTGTGGCGGATGCCGGTCAGCGGCGCGCGCAGGTTGCGCTCGACGTCGACGGCCAGTGCCTTGAGCGGGGAGACGTAGAGCACCCGGCAGCGCTGCTGCTTGTCCTCGGGCGGCGGGTCGGTGAGCAGCCGGTCGATGGACCACAGGAAGGCGCTGAGCGTCTTGCCCGAGCCGGTCGGGGCGACGACCAGGGCGTGGCGCCCGGCCCCGATCGCCTCCCACGCCCCCTCCTGGGCCGGCGTGGGCTCGGCGAACGCGGCCGCGAACCAGGTGCGGGTGGGCTCGCTGAAGCGCTCCAGCGCGCGGTGGGGGGCGACGACGTCGGGCACCCGCCAAGTCTGGCCCACGCCACCGACAACCGGGCCCACCCTCAGGGCCCACCCGTCGGGGCCCTCAGCCCAGGTGCAGCTTCATCCCGTCGTGCGAGGCGACGTAGCCCAGCCGCTCGTAGACCCGGCGCGCACCGGCGCGGGAGCGGTCGGTGGTCAGCTGCACCATGCCCGCGCCGTGGCTGCGGGCGTAGCCGGTGACCCACTCGAGCAGCTGGGTGCCCAGCCCCAGGTGGCGCACCGCCGACGCGACGCGCACGGCCTCGACCTGCAGGCGCAGCGTGGCGCCGCGCGAGAGCCCCGGCAGCATCGTCAGGTGCACCGTGGCCACGACCTCGT
The Nocardioides marinisabuli genome window above contains:
- a CDS encoding GNAT family N-acetyltransferase, coding for MGITDDASRLATLHVDGTAYAVTRARRADVPALVALLADDELGREREHADLEPYLRAFARIDRSPDHLLVAVRSPQDEVVATVHLTMLPGLSRGATLRLQVEAVRVASAVRHLGLGTQLLEWVTGYARSHGAGMVQLTTDRSRAGARRVYERLGYVASHDGMKLHLG